The Nasonia vitripennis strain AsymCx chromosome 3 unlocalized genomic scaffold, Nvit_psr_1.1 chr3_random0001, whole genome shotgun sequence genome has a window encoding:
- the LOC116416616 gene encoding uncharacterized protein LOC116416616, which yields MLNTVKNIDNGRRMVLKNIDNGKRMLHQVPPKNKRMLNALSNIDNGKKMLVPLKDQNAMLNAAENIDNIKYVKVNRALPPKHHNGCYHKPIVSFIELKNEDTCDSTIDK from the exons ATGCTGAACACAGTAAAGAATATCGACAACGGCAGAAGGATGGTACTGAAGAATATCGACAATGGAAAAAGGATGCTACATCAAGTACCGCCGAAAAACAAACGAATGCTGAACGCTCTAAGCAATATCGACAACGGCAAAAAGATGCTAGTACCACTGAAAGATCAAAACg CAATGCTGAACGCTGCAGAGAATATCGACAACATAAAATACGTGAAAGTCAATCGAGCATTACCACCGAAACATCACAACGGTTGTTACCACAAACCaattgtttcttttattgaattaaaaaatgaagatacaTGTGATTCTACCATAGataaataa